The following coding sequences are from one Patescibacteria group bacterium window:
- the rpsT gene encoding 30S ribosomal protein S20 — protein MPRTKSAIKALRKSRKQYIINKQKKEFLKAEIKKYKRLIEAKKFDEAKKQLAIVYKKLDKAAKTNLIKKNTASRLKSRLAKKLKINN, from the coding sequence ATGCCTAGAACTAAATCAGCCATAAAAGCTTTAAGAAAATCTCGAAAACAATATATTATCAACAAGCAAAAAAAAGAATTTCTTAAAGCAGAAATAAAAAAATACAAAAGATTAATTGAGGCCAAAAAATTTGATGAGGCTAAAAAACAGCTGGCTATTGTTTACAAAAAATTAGACAAAGCTGCTAAGACAAATTTGATAAAGAAAAATACAGCCTCACGCTTAAAATCTCGCCTAGCGAAAAAATTAAAAATTAACAATTAA
- a CDS encoding archease — MSPKKAQKQFKILPHTADARLLIFGNSYAEIFQNALLGMKAILQPEEDGEETGWRKIKIESMDPTALLVDFLSEVLYLIQTNHEIYDELKIFELTQCSLEAALKGKKFKNIKEEIKAVTYHEAYVQQKTDNKWEAMVIFDL, encoded by the coding sequence ATGAGTCCTAAGAAAGCGCAAAAACAATTTAAAATTTTGCCTCATACAGCAGATGCGCGGTTATTAATTTTCGGCAATTCTTATGCCGAGATTTTTCAAAATGCTTTATTAGGTATGAAAGCTATACTTCAACCAGAAGAAGACGGGGAAGAGACTGGTTGGCGTAAAATTAAAATTGAATCAATGGACCCAACTGCTTTATTAGTAGATTTTTTATCAGAAGTTTTATATTTAATACAAACAAATCACGAAATTTATGATGAATTGAAAATTTTTGAATTAACCCAATGCAGTTTGGAGGCAGCGCTAAAGGGTAAAAAATTTAAAAACATTAAAGAAGAGATTAAAGCTGTAACCTATCATGAAGCTTATGTTCAGCAAAAAACTGATAATAAATGGGAAGCAA
- the pheT gene encoding phenylalanine--tRNA ligase subunit beta: MKFSYNWLKEYVPHLPPAQKLASQLTLKSFEVEKIEKRAGDFILEINLPPNRFSDASGHLGLAKEISAILDIPFKLPSLNLKEGKQKASNFVNVKIVDKNDCYRYSARVIFDVQVKESPKWLKQKLETCGLQSINNVVDATNYVMLLTGQPLHAFDYDKLTGKNIKTIIVRRAKNNEKIETLDDRKISLDKDILLIADLKNPLAIAGIKGGKIAEIDAHTKRIVLESANFNPSLIRKASRKVGITTDASLRFERTISPLLTTEALDYVASLIQQLAGGRILKGIIDVFPQKFTKKVLGFNFEKFYHFIGFTIDKKFIEKKFESLGFKIIKKSSSDLFVEIPPHRIDIERFEDLAEEILRLYDYNKTPALAPVAPIKPINLSEEIVFRNKIKDILTNYGVDEVYSYAFISLNDIKAFNLNEKNVIALENPISNEYTHLQPTLIINLLKIAELNLKFYEKIKIFTIGKTFQKAPVKPFEEWRLAIALATKNKKDDTVFFELKGVIESLIEALNCHDVSFEDANINWFIKNRSAIIKSDNLDLGYIGQIIPALSHKYTDGFNVFICELDIAKLLKLSQEEYEFTPLPKYPAVIRDISILVDLDIRLSEILNVIYESEPKILFDVDLFDIYEGENLPENKKSLSFHLVFQADDHTLTSEEVGKALEKIISNLKNKLGAEIR; this comes from the coding sequence ATGAAATTCTCTTATAATTGGCTAAAAGAATACGTGCCTCATCTTCCACCTGCTCAAAAATTAGCATCGCAATTAACATTAAAAAGTTTTGAAGTAGAAAAAATAGAAAAAAGGGCTGGTGATTTTATTTTAGAAATTAATTTGCCGCCAAATCGTTTCTCTGATGCCAGCGGACATTTGGGTTTGGCCAAAGAAATATCTGCTATTTTAGATATTCCTTTCAAACTCCCTTCTTTAAATTTAAAAGAAGGCAAACAAAAAGCTTCAAATTTTGTAAATGTTAAAATTGTTGATAAAAATGACTGCTATCGTTATAGCGCTCGAGTTATTTTTGATGTTCAGGTAAAAGAATCGCCAAAATGGCTTAAACAAAAATTGGAAACTTGCGGCTTACAATCTATTAATAATGTAGTAGATGCAACAAATTATGTAATGCTTTTAACGGGGCAACCATTGCACGCATTTGATTATGATAAACTGACTGGCAAAAATATTAAAACCATTATCGTTCGGCGAGCCAAAAATAATGAAAAAATTGAAACTCTAGATGATAGAAAAATTTCTTTAGATAAAGATATTTTATTAATCGCCGACTTAAAAAATCCTTTAGCAATTGCGGGAATAAAAGGCGGTAAAATAGCCGAAATTGATGCTCACACAAAACGCATTGTGCTGGAAAGCGCCAACTTTAATCCTTCGCTTATTCGCAAAGCTTCTCGAAAGGTTGGAATAACAACTGATGCTTCTTTGCGATTTGAAAGAACTATTTCTCCACTTTTAACAACTGAGGCATTAGATTATGTTGCATCTCTCATTCAACAATTAGCTGGAGGAAGAATTTTGAAAGGAATAATAGATGTTTTCCCGCAAAAATTTACTAAAAAAGTTTTGGGGTTTAATTTTGAAAAGTTTTATCATTTTATTGGTTTTACAATTGATAAAAAATTTATTGAGAAAAAATTTGAAAGTCTCGGTTTCAAAATAATCAAAAAATCATCATCTGATTTATTTGTTGAAATTCCACCGCATCGTATTGATATCGAAAGATTTGAGGATTTAGCCGAAGAGATTTTAAGATTATATGATTACAATAAAACGCCCGCCCTTGCTCCTGTGGCCCCTATTAAACCCATTAATCTCAGCGAGGAAATTGTTTTCCGCAACAAAATCAAAGACATTTTAACAAATTATGGAGTTGATGAAGTATATTCATATGCTTTTATTTCTTTAAATGATATCAAAGCTTTTAATCTAAACGAAAAAAATGTAATCGCTTTAGAAAATCCTATCAGCAATGAATATACCCATTTGCAACCCACTTTAATTATTAACCTCTTAAAAATCGCTGAGTTAAATTTAAAATTTTATGAAAAGATTAAGATATTTACCATTGGAAAAACATTTCAGAAGGCGCCTGTTAAACCTTTTGAAGAATGGCGTTTAGCAATTGCCCTTGCTACCAAAAACAAAAAAGATGATACCGTTTTCTTTGAATTAAAAGGAGTTATTGAGAGTTTGATTGAGGCGCTGAATTGCCACGATGTTTCTTTTGAAGATGCGAATATAAATTGGTTTATTAAAAATCGTTCCGCAATTATTAAAAGCGATAATCTTGATTTAGGATACATAGGCCAAATTATTCCTGCTTTATCCCATAAATACACTGATGGTTTTAACGTTTTTATTTGTGAGTTAGATATTGCCAAACTCTTAAAGCTTTCTCAGGAAGAATATGAATTTACTCCCCTACCAAAATATCCTGCGGTTATTAGAGATATTTCGATTCTTGTCGATCTTGACATTCGCCTTTCGGAAATTTTAAATGTTATTTATGAAAGCGAGCCGAAAATACTTTTTGATGTAGATTTATTTGATATTTACGAAGGTGAGAATTTGCCAGAAAATAAA
- a CDS encoding UDP-N-acetylmuramoyl-L-alanyl-D-glutamate--2,6-diaminopimelate ligase, with product MIKKIKKILKKLLPTWLINWYHYFLVFLAALYYHFPSRKLIVIGITGTKGKTTVAELVNAFLEAAGKKTAMINSLRFKIDKQSWANDLKMTMPGRFIIQRFLSQALKSGCYYVILEVTSEGLKQFRHKFINFDVAVFLNLQPEHLEAHNNSMDDYCAAKEKLFAALKQPCKNIPINHRIGKVDCHIKKKMIVNIDDEYNERFLKYWAHEKIGFAIEKDKKENINLLIKPTFYQLNADGIDFVLNDEKIHSPLKGKFNLYNLLAAIATALSLEVPLKLISNAILNFQGVPGRFEEINEGQNFKIIIDFAHTPDSLKAVYETLKTQFLTKPENKMICVLSATGGGRDKWKRPIMGEVAAQYCDEIIITDEDPYDEDPKKIMLAIAEGVKKKNKNFQIIEDRRQAISQALKLCKKDDCLIITGKGAEQVMMVKDEKKIPWDDRRATREELQKIKNES from the coding sequence ATGATAAAAAAAATAAAGAAAATTTTGAAAAAGCTTTTGCCAACGTGGTTAATTAACTGGTATCATTATTTTTTGGTTTTTTTAGCAGCCCTTTATTATCATTTTCCTTCTCGCAAACTAATTGTTATTGGAATAACTGGAACAAAAGGGAAAACAACTGTTGCCGAATTGGTTAATGCCTTTTTGGAGGCAGCTGGTAAAAAAACTGCGATGATTAATTCGTTGCGTTTTAAGATTGATAAGCAAAGTTGGGCTAATGATTTAAAGATGACCATGCCAGGTCGTTTTATTATCCAGCGCTTTTTATCGCAAGCATTAAAAAGTGGCTGCTATTATGTTATTTTAGAGGTGACTTCAGAGGGATTAAAGCAATTTCGTCATAAATTTATTAATTTTGATGTAGCAGTTTTTCTAAATCTTCAACCAGAACATTTGGAAGCGCATAATAATTCAATGGATGATTATTGCGCTGCCAAAGAAAAACTATTTGCTGCTTTAAAACAACCATGTAAAAATATTCCTATTAATCATCGAATAGGAAAGGTTGATTGTCATATTAAAAAGAAGATGATTGTTAATATTGATGATGAATACAACGAACGATTTTTAAAATATTGGGCTCATGAAAAAATTGGCTTTGCCATAGAAAAAGATAAAAAAGAAAATATTAATTTATTAATAAAGCCAACCTTTTATCAATTAAACGCTGATGGTATAGATTTTGTGTTAAATGACGAGAAAATTCATTCTCCTCTTAAAGGAAAATTTAATTTATACAATTTATTAGCTGCGATAGCAACTGCTTTAAGTTTAGAGGTGCCTTTAAAATTAATTAGTAATGCCATTTTAAATTTTCAAGGGGTGCCTGGTCGTTTTGAAGAGATTAATGAAGGACAGAATTTTAAGATTATCATTGATTTTGCACATACACCCGATTCATTAAAAGCGGTTTATGAAACATTAAAGACGCAATTTTTAACAAAACCAGAAAATAAAATGATTTGTGTTTTAAGTGCTACTGGTGGAGGGCGTGATAAGTGGAAAAGACCAATAATGGGCGAAGTTGCTGCTCAATATTGCGATGAAATTATTATTACCGATGAAGATCCTTATGATGAAGACCCAAAAAAAATTATGTTAGCCATTGCCGAAGGAGTTAAAAAGAAAAATAAGAATTTTCAAATTATTGAAGATAGACGCCAAGCAATTAGTCAGGCATTGAAATTATGTAAGAAAGATGATTGTTTAATAATAACTGGGAAGGGAGCAGAGCAGGTAATGATGGTGAAAGATGAAAAAAAGATTCCGTGGGATGATCGTCGGGCAACAAGAGAGGAATTACAAAAGATAAAAAATGAGTCCTAA
- the pheS gene encoding phenylalanine--tRNA ligase subunit alpha, whose product MTIEEIKQQVFEEIGHAKDIKKLEEIRIKYLGRKGHLTNILKSLKNLSLEERKRIGPIANELREKVENALKEKKEFLVINAEFKPIDLTLPGKKIQRGHLHPLTVLEKQIYEIFGQLGFEIIESSEIETEYYNFDALNIPPDHPARDMWDTFWIKNDGSPKAKNQKLLLRTHTSPVQIHYMEKHEPPFRIVSPGTVYRYEAIDASHDIQFHQLECLVVDKNINFANFKFIVLAFFQKLFSKKINVQFVPSYFPFVEPGVQINISCPRCNQKGCPLCKNTGWIEIAGAGMVHPKVFEYVGYNPKEWQGFAFGMGLERIAMIKYNIPDIRLFNSGDLRFIRQF is encoded by the coding sequence ATGACTATTGAAGAAATTAAACAACAAGTTTTTGAAGAAATTGGTCACGCCAAAGATATAAAAAAATTAGAAGAGATAAGGATTAAATACCTCGGCCGAAAAGGTCATCTTACAAATATTCTAAAATCACTTAAAAATTTATCTCTTGAAGAAAGGAAAAGAATTGGGCCAATCGCTAATGAATTGAGGGAAAAAGTTGAAAATGCCCTCAAAGAAAAGAAGGAATTTCTAGTTATTAATGCCGAATTTAAACCGATAGATTTGACCCTGCCAGGAAAGAAAATTCAACGCGGTCATTTACATCCTCTAACTGTTTTAGAAAAACAAATTTATGAAATATTTGGTCAATTGGGCTTTGAAATAATTGAAAGTAGCGAAATTGAAACAGAATATTATAATTTTGATGCCTTAAATATTCCACCCGATCACCCCGCAAGGGACATGTGGGATACTTTTTGGATTAAAAATGATGGCTCTCCAAAAGCCAAAAATCAAAAACTTCTTTTAAGAACCCACACCTCCCCTGTTCAAATTCATTATATGGAAAAACATGAGCCTCCATTCCGAATTGTTTCACCAGGAACAGTTTATCGTTATGAAGCCATTGATGCTTCTCACGATATTCAATTTCATCAATTAGAATGTTTGGTGGTTGATAAAAATATCAACTTCGCCAATTTTAAATTTATCGTTCTCGCCTTCTTTCAAAAATTATTTTCCAAAAAAATAAATGTTCAATTTGTGCCGTCGTATTTTCCATTTGTTGAACCTGGTGTCCAAATCAATATTTCTTGTCCGCGCTGTAACCAAAAAGGGTGCCCCCTCTGCAAAAACACTGGCTGGATTGAAATTGCCGGCGCTGGAATGGTCCATCCAAAAGTTTTTGAATATGTTGGGTATAATCCTAAAGAATGGCAGGGTTTTGCTTTTGGAATGGGACTTGAGCGTATCGCTATGATAAAATACAATATTCCTGATATTCGCCTTTTTAATTCGGGCGATTTAAGATTTATTCGTCAATTTTAA
- the ruvA gene encoding Holliday junction branch migration protein RuvA: MIYFIEGEIVFVSSRFVVIKSGGMAFKVFVHPETIINLSDQQKNIRLYVYLNVKEDALELYGFLTQEELEFFELLNSVAGVGPKSALALIGIGSIQNLKAAILSNKIEFLTKAPGIGRKTAERIILELKSKLSKEEGIVETLESDLELENALVDLGYHKEQIRKALKEITDKNAPFSERLKQALKILANKK, from the coding sequence ATGATTTATTTTATTGAAGGTGAAATAGTTTTTGTTTCTTCGCGCTTTGTTGTGATAAAAAGCGGGGGAATGGCTTTTAAGGTTTTTGTTCATCCTGAAACAATTATTAATTTAAGTGATCAGCAGAAAAATATAAGACTTTATGTTTATTTGAATGTGAAGGAGGATGCATTGGAATTGTATGGATTTTTAACGCAGGAAGAATTAGAATTTTTCGAATTATTAAATTCAGTGGCTGGTGTTGGTCCAAAATCAGCTTTGGCTTTAATTGGAATAGGTTCAATTCAGAATTTAAAAGCGGCTATTTTAAGTAATAAAATAGAATTTTTAACTAAAGCGCCTGGCATTGGTCGTAAAACCGCCGAGCGAATTATTCTGGAATTAAAATCTAAACTTTCAAAAGAAGAAGGAATTGTTGAAACTTTAGAGTCTGATTTAGAATTAGAAAATGCGTTGGTTGACCTTGGTTATCATAAAGAACAAATTAGAAAAGCATTAAAAGAAATTACTGATAAAAATGCGCCATTTAGTGAACGATTAAAACAAGCACTAAAAATATTAGCTAATAAAAAATAA